The following coding sequences lie in one Musa acuminata AAA Group cultivar baxijiao chromosome BXJ3-1, Cavendish_Baxijiao_AAA, whole genome shotgun sequence genomic window:
- the LOC135628540 gene encoding protein MIZU-KUSSEI 1-like, producing MYLQEMRSITARGSLESLSFSRRHFHWIVGKLGGGEGKRLGEEEEEEEGILAFSSVSSARYAYGDEASVKLETAQPQSERKKVLSASAAGKAVSRLRSVLSFAIGSRHRQLGLGHRVTGTLYGRRGGHMHFAIQVDPRACPAMLIELATSTRALVREMASGLVRIALECERRAGTGNRRLLEEPLWRAYCNGKKHGHAARRECGPADWRVLRAVEPVTMGAGVLPADGGADGEVMYMRARFERVVGSQDSEAFYMMNPDSSGGPELTIYLLRV from the coding sequence ATGTATCTCCAAGAAATGAGGAGCATCACCGCAAGAGGTTCCCTTGAGTCCTTGTCCTTCTCCAGGAGACACTTCCATTGGATAGTTGGAAAGCTGGGTGGAGGCGAAGGGAAAAGGttgggagaagaggaggaggaagaggagggaatcCTTGCGTTCTCCAGCGTCAGCTCGGCACGGTATGCTTACGGTGACGAGGCGTCGGTGAAGCTGGAGACGGCTCAGCCGCAGTCCGAGAGGAAGAAGGTGCTTTCGGCTTCAGCCGCCGGAAAAGCCGTGTCGAGGCTCCGGTCGGTGCTGTCGTTTGCAATCGGCAGTCGGCACCGTCAACTGGGCCTCGGCCACCGGGTCACCGGCACTCTGTACGGCCGCCGGGGAGGCCACATGCACTTCGCGATCCAGGTGGATCCCCGAGCGTGCCCCGCGATGCTGATCGAGCTCGCGACCTCCACCCGCGCACTGGTGAGGGAGATGGCGTCGGGGTTGGTGAGGATCGCTCTGGAGTGCGAGCGGCGTGCGGGGACCGGGAACCGGCGGCTGCTGGAGGAGCCCCTGTGGCGGGCCTACTGCAACGGCAAGAAGCACGGCCACGCCGCGCGGCGCGAGTGCGGACCGGCGGACTGGAGGGTGCTGCGGGCCGTCGAGCCGGTGACGATGGGGGCCGGGGTCCTGCCGGCGGATGGCGGCGCCGACGGGGAGGTGATGTACATGAGGGCGAGGTTCGAGCGCGTGGTGGGTTCCCAAGACTCCGAGGCCTTCTACATGATGAATCCCGACAGCAGCGGCGGCCCTGAGCTCACCATTTACTTGCTTCGAGTTTGA